The genomic segment TACAGCCACAGGGAAAACCCTAGAGTCCTAGACTCCTCCAGAGGATTATTCTCCTCCTAACCAACTCACAACCTCCTACTCCAGTACCCCCACACTCTCCCTACTCTCTCTTATAACAGAATTCCCCCCATCCTAACTAACTTCTCCCTATTTCTTTTCCTAACcccactttttttcttcttacatACACATTCCATATTTTGGGCCTATCTATTCCTTCTATAATTTTTCCTTGCTGAGTAACAAGTCCATGTGCACTTCCCATGATCCTTATTAGGAGTCCTATCAGGCTTGTTGCAGAACCTGATCTAACTTGTTATAGTGTCTGAATTGCAGGTGCAGCAATGTTGGCTCCTATGGTTAATCCATATGACCCACACATGACTAAAGAGGAAACAAAAAGAACTTGGGAGAAGTGGCTGCCAAGGAGGAAAATGATGTATTCTTTGGCTCGTAGATTTCCAAAACTTCTCCCTTTTTTCTATAGAAAAAGCTTCTTGCCTGAAGAGCATGACGAGATTGATAAGTTGCTATCTTTCTCAAAGGGAAAGAAGGTAAGAGCGTCATAAGTAATCATAACTTAAactttgtaacaagcaagcataATTACTCTCAAATGTTTCATTGTTCATCAGTATGAACTGACTTTTCTGTAATAATCTGCTTGAAACAAATAAAGTTAATTGTTCAACGATCAATAAATTGATTGTGAATATAATCGATTTCACGTGTGCAGGATAAACTTGTGATTGAAGAACCAGAATTTGAGCAATTTTGGATAAGAGATGTGGAGGAGTCGGTTCGTCAGGGAAACATACGCCCATTTATAGAAGAAGTTGTTCTGCAGGTATCAAATTGGGGTTTTGACCTTAAAGAACTTCATGTGCAAAAAAAGTGTCAAGCAAAAGGCTTACTTCTTTGGTTGAAATCCATGTACAGTCAGGTGGACTGTGAATTAGCAGGATTTCTTGGCCTTACACACATATGGCAGGTTTGAATTTCTAACACATTGTTCTTTGAATACTACAATTTTTGTATCAGTATTTgggatattttatatattttcattcatgTGCAACTGATATTCTGCATGCTAAGTTGTAGGAAGGAATGTATAGAGAGATGGCCTGATAGGAAGTGGAtagtttatgaaagaaagagaaaaggaaataaaGCGGGGGAGAAGTGCTAGGTAGTTATAACTACTTTAGGACTTTGGGTGGGAAATAAAGCTCCTATAAAAGAGCTGATGTATTCTGTTTTGGACACTTTTGGGAATTGTTAGTGTAAAGACAGGATCACGTTTATCCTGTGGAGGGGAGAGTATTAGGCTCTCTGGGAGGTTGAGTGTAGAGATACGATATTGAAATACAGAAAATATACAGTTTATACTTACTTTTCTGTGTGTTTGAGTTCGATTGTGTGTTTTAGATAGGATTTCCCATTCAGAAACCTATCATGGCCGATGATTTTAGATTATTAGGAATTAGGTTTTAAGTCTTACTCGTTTTTACAAAACCGATCTAAAACTCGTTTAGAATACTGAGTTTGAgcaatacaatataaataaaaaaaaatggtaataaAACACCCTCTTCCACAAAGTAGTTAAAAAAAGTAGTGAgaattttttgtaaattaatttatgcacactcaaaattttagtttttaaagaagttaattttttttttgtatttatcaGTTTGATGTTGTAATCACTTATAACTTGTTCTTACATGTAAATCTTTGGTTTCCCTTTTGAATACTCAACAGGGACTGGATGATAGGGTGGTCCCACCATCAATGACGGAATACATAGAACGGGTTTTGCCAGAAGCTGCCATCTATAAACTTCCAAACGAAGCTCACTTCTCCTATTTCTATTTCTGTGATCAGTGCCACAGGCAGATCTTCTCCACTCTCTTTGGAACTCCTCAGGGTCCAGTTCAACGACAACTGGAAACTGCATTCGAGGAAGCTAAGGAAGAAGCTGTTTTACCTTCTTAACTTTTTCTAGTGTTACATTACTCTTAACTGCTGATATGCACGTCTTAGGTTGTATGTAAATACCACAGGCAGCTCAACATCTCTATGGAgctagaaagaagaaaatgttcGTTATAAATGCTCGGAATTTTGAACCATGAGAGCTTTTGGAGACATAGGTACACCAAGAATATCACACAATGTTTCTCCTTCCTTTAAGCAAATTGAAGTAGAATTTGTCTAATGGGTTCTGGACGGTTCCACTTGTAatcatttttgaaaaacttacaTAATTATTCCaagtttttattcatattttcaaagaAGCTAAACCCACTAAATTATTGATCTACATTCCTACCTTTTCAAGCAAATACATCTTCGTCTATTTCTTACTTCCTTTTAGTTGGGTAAGAAATGGAGGATTTCTATCGGGAATTTGGTCCTTAGGGGTGAACCATTCGTCTTGAGAGTCCCTGTTTCAGTTAAACATGTCGTTATCCACTAATTATGTGGGTAGTGGTAGCATGCATTGTGAACTCATCATTATTTAAATGTAACTTCTTTTAGATTTTTCGTTcattctttataatttaaatcgAGTATCGTTTCAAACTTACgcaattgacattttttttaggtttaatccttttcgacatccctatttatgtacgaatgtctcaattgggtcctcattttttaaagtgtatcaaaatggtccctaattttgaaaattgatatcaattgagtctttttcgttaagttggctggacggcgttaaaaaaatcgatgagtggatgctgagatggcgaacgaacgctcgtccaccagcgaacgaacgctcgtccattagcgaacgaacgctcgtcgaccaccgaacgaacggtcgtccagtgtggaacgaacggtcgtccagcaataagaggtcgacgagcgttcgttctctggtggacgagcgtttgttcgctggtggacgagcgttcgttcgtcatctcagcatccactcatcaatttttttaacgtcgtccaaccaacttaacggaaaggactcaattgatatcaattttcaaaattagggaccattttgatacactttaaaaaacgaggacccaattgagacattcgtacataaatagggatgtcgaaaaggattaaaccttctTTTTAATATCAACTTTCATTGAGATAAAACTATTCAAGGTTGTTTTCAATACAATTACAATATAGAAAAGGATAATTGTAGTATGAGtatctcttcattttttgtgatttttgttctatttgtcTAGTATGTCCTTAAATTGAAAATCTATTAACCAATTACAACTTAGTCAATAAAAAATACCAATCAATAAACAGTATAAAAAAAGCATTTATCCCTTAAAAAGTAATCTagatatcaatttttaaattattattatataagtcAAGGGAATTCAATTATGattgtttatgattttaaaattagaaatttgtgttaaattcttaaaatagtAAATGGGCAACGTTTATCCCTTCTATATTTTCTGCGAGGAATGTGCAAGATTAAATTCGATTATATACTGAAATGTGTAAATGGAAACCATGTTCCTATACGTggattgattaattaattttataaaattacattatgCTAACTTTTTGACAGATGAAATTGTCTTTTAGTTTGAGACAGTCTTATAAttcttaaaattcattaataatagtGTAATTTATTAATGTGTTTCAACTAAAAGAACAAATGGTTGTAAATGCTTGTTGGTTTGTTTACGTTAAAACAGTTCTTTTATagaaagattttattaaaaaaactataattacaATGTTCTTAAAAGTACTATAACTAAAAAAAGGCGAGGTTTCGACAGAGTTTAATGactataaattatgtaaaattgcCAGACCAATAAAAGTttcataaacttttaaaatagttattttggaagttaataaatttattgaagtCATTGGCATTCTATTTGTCTTAACCATTAAATATTTGTAGgttttataaatagaatatatgaatgatatgttaaattattatatatgtaatgatTGTTTTTAGAATTAAGTTGTTTTTGGAATTTAAGTTTGAGATATAAAATTGATAGGTTTTTTTTAAGCTAAATTGGCTCCAAGCAAAAAGATGAAACTGTGATAGTAAAAGTGATTGTTCTCGGTTTTGGAAGTTTAAGTGGTGGAAGGGAGATGATTGATGATGTTTTTAGAGAGGTTGGACCAAATCTAGAGAAATGTGGCTAGAAGGATCTCATAGGATATTTTAGTCATGAATTAgagacaaattaaaaatattccaTTACAAATCTCAAAGTAGATTTACAAAAAGAAAGATATCTCTATTTATAGATAAAGGTGTTTCCAAAGTAGACTAAAATCCTAAAATGTTATCTTGCACCAAATCCTAAAAATCCTATCTTGATGAAAGAGAGATTGACATATGACCCTTTAACTTTTAGAAAACCTCCCACTCTTGTAGTGTTATGTGAAAAACCACTTTAGCAAAAGTTTATCCACTTTGAAAAAGACAATGaccattattttttaagaaaactcTTCACTGAGCTTATCATATGGAAAGTCACTTTAGCAAAAGTTTTTCACAAGAAAAATGACACATGGTCACTACTTGTGTAAGAAAACTCTTCATTAAAATCTTGCCATATAGTCGCCATGTCTCATGTGGGACACCCTTTACCAAGCTAGGGTTACAAAATTAATCACCAAAGATTAGCTTAAGCTAGGTGAAAATATTGTCCTACATTGTACAAAAATCCTACATTACTTAACCTTTAATACAATGTCTAAAAGATAGCCTACACTACTTGACCTTTAATACAAAGTGTAGAAATACTTCATGATGGCTTGagtaaataagagtttagctTCACCTTGCATAAATAATTCTAACTCTTCTTGAATTTGCTTAGCCGTGTTTATTGTGATTGAACCCTTGACTTAGGCTTTGCTATCaccccctccctcttgagaatGATTTGATCTCAAATCTAGAGGTTCTTCATCTTGCTACAAATCTCCTATAAAAGGGTTAGATCACCAACATTGAAAGTAACACTCACATCATACTCACATGGTAGCTCTAGCCTATATGCATTGTTGTTAATCTTTTGAATTACTTAAAAGGTCCATCACCACGAgaattgaatttggacttccttttctttttaaatctatcTTTGCTCAAATAGAATCAAACccaatctccttcttcaaagatCACTTTCCTATTGCCTTTGTTATTATGCTTAGCATATATCTCAGATTGGTGTTGTATTTTTGACTTTACTCACTCAtgcattttcttcacaaattagAACCTAGATACTCGTTTCCTTATAaatgaaatcataaaaatttaggAGAAGTATAGATCTAAAAGAGTGAGAAGATTAAAGCAATCCACAACCACAAAAGGAGACATTTTGGTGGTCTTGTGAACTACCCTATTGTATGAAAACTCAATGTGAGGAAGGTACTCATCTCAAGATTTGCAGTTTCCTTTCATATGGAACCAATAGAATTTCTCTTAAAGAATGTTTACAATTCCAAAATAATCCATGAGATTTACTTCATGTGACTCCTTAACAAGGAGTTTTCTATGGAAAACTTAAAACACATACAACTTATCCTCCTTAAACAAATATCCCTTGGACACATGATAACTTTCTTAGCCTTCTTTTgacaatttaaaaacataaacaataataaaatcagTTTGTTCATACAACTCTCCCATGTAATCAAAACCAAGAATTTGTGTTCCAAGTTTTGAaaaaaggttacgttttttagaGAACATCGGCCACACCATTAGTTTTTCAATAACACCTCTCCTGATATGCCTCgtctaaaatttatatttagacCTTGTCacaattttaattgtaattctAATGTTTATTCACTTGATCTAATGTTTATTCACTTGAAAGacgaaaatgaattagaaaagcTGAACTatgaaactaaaatttgttgtcCTGAATACAACATTCATTTACACTAGTCTGAAACATCTGATCCCCGAACATTCTGTAATTGATAGAATCGATTATATTGTGCCAAACATCACGACAAAGTGGTATGAACTCAAATATAAAGAAAGATAACTGGTAGTAGAATGAGGAAGTAAAAATCGCTTTTGTTGACAACAATCTTCACTTCAATAGCACAAGCCATGTTAGATTGGAGCCATATCATCTAGATATATGCGTAACCATGTTTAGTTTTCCGTTTTCTCCCTATCGAATTGGTAATGCAATAAGTAATTGGACGATGgccaaaaaaattgtaattgaaATCTAGTGAGAATCGCGTAGTGTGAAAATAATGGAAAGAAAGGCTTCCTAGGGGCTTCAAAATGCTGAGCCACCACCCCTGGTCTTTCCAAGTAACATATCTTTTGCTTCATTAATTTTGGATGCAAGATAATGGCTGCCACCTGCATCTGGATGGTTTGCAACCATCACCCTCCTATGTGCTTCTTTAATCTTATCTGTTGGAGTGCGCTCTCTGAAACAAATATGACGATTGAAAATCGGCATGAGAAGAACTATGTCTGCCAAAAAAGTTGTCAAGACtacaaacaaaaattcaatattaacTAATGAAATTCCTATAAAATACACAAAAGATAACAAAAGCCAGACACAATTCATACAGTCTACACATTTAAGATCAGGgtaaaatggaaaacaaaaagGAAGCCAACTCTGAACTTTCAATTGGAGAACTAAAttcgtttttctttcttttttcaattggaaACAGAACTTGATATGCCTTGTTTCTCAAAACCAATGATTTATATCACACACATTATTGCACCAAAATAACAAGATATAATATTCACAATTAACAACAGatagttataatatgaaacaaTGAATGTCAAGTCAATAGAAACCGGAGAAATACTGTTCTAACTATGATGGATGATACCATTTCTCTCAAGAGTAATGGGAACATTGGAATGACgtaaagagaaaaatagtaGACAGGTGGCAACTGTTGTCTGGGACCTTCTATTATCACATACTTTGAGATATCAACCAAAACTCAAACACAGATACACTGATTACGACAGAACCTGTGTCATATGATTTTACCATGAAGAGACTTAACCTTTATTACATGTTGACGAACAGGATTGTAAAGACATCACAAGAAATATCACTATCCCAATTCAAGTAATATCATAAACAAGCCCCGAAAGGAAAAGGTCATAATAAACACCGTTAAAACCATTGTCACAAACAGAATTTTACATTTTAGTAGGCCATTTTCTCCATTTCCAGTGTCTTAACAAATTCAATCAACACATTAGAATCTTCAAACAGAAATGGAATTACCTAACACCCAGTATAAGAGCTGCTTCCCTCCTAGTCATGGTAGCCTGAAAACCACCTTCATAAAATCTACGCATCCTAGGCGGTCTAGCCTTGAATGCCTGCCAAGCCACGATACCATATCTACCTACATAAGCCGCAGCTGCCACTGCAAGCCCAGCCACCAATGGTGAAGTCTGTTAAAAAATTTCAGTTTCAGTACCACAACCCAAAGGCAATATAAAAATCaacaaacttatatatatatatatatatatatatatatatatatatatatatatatatatatatataaacctttATCCCCTAACCTCTGCTGATTACTGTATAGACAGAAAACAAAATGTCCAAACTATGCTAGTCTACAAAACAAGGATACAAACCTAATTTACAGAACAAGGATAACAATCCAGGTTCTGTTTTCAGAACATCAACATAAGACCCTATCCCCCAACCCCCTCCAATTCCAGAGCCCCAAACAAAATTTGAAGACTACaaaaaaatccaataaaataaacaacttGTCAACGTTGTGTAAGAAATTGGGCAAACCGATAGTGAAGATATAAAAAGGTGGGCAAAGAGATAAAGGGGAAAGAGGGGCTTCAAATCAAGTAACAAGGagaacataaaaagaaaaaacatgatcaTATCTGTAGAAAAATCAGCTCTTTTGAATCTAAAATTGAATGGGCGAAATTTTGTAATGGTTGAGAATGGTTCCCTGTTGGAAATtggaataaaaagaagaaaatttaaagaaaaacaatgaagaaCTCACCATTATGCTAAAATCTTCGAGAAATGAATACAAAATTCGAATAGGGTTTTGTTTTGCCGGCAAACGGGAAGAGGGCTGAGTTGAGGAACACTATAAAAATTagcttttcatttttatacttatattttgtttttctttattttaatttaattgccTTGCTCCACACGTTGGATTTCTATCGTAATTTCTAGTCCAATACAAGACATCTTTGCAGTTTTCCgtttcttttctaaaattatcttGATAATATAACTGAAAAGACATG from the Vigna angularis cultivar LongXiaoDou No.4 chromosome 3, ASM1680809v1, whole genome shotgun sequence genome contains:
- the LOC108319226 gene encoding uncharacterized protein LOC108319226 isoform X1; translation: MSSNFVWGSGIGGGWGIGSYVDVLKTEPGLLSLFCKLVAAAAYVGRYGIVAWQAFKARPPRMRRFYEGGFQATMTRREAALILGVSLDNFFGRHSSSHADFQSSYLFQRAHSNR
- the LOC108319226 gene encoding mitochondrial import inner membrane translocase subunit TIM14-3 isoform X2, encoding MTSPLVAGLAVAAAAYVGRYGIVAWQAFKARPPRMRRFYEGGFQATMTRREAALILGVRERTPTDKIKEAHRRVMVANHPDAGGSHYLASKINEAKDMLLGKTRGGGSAF